The sequence CCCACTGACGAATGACAAGAGGTTTCAGTCCAGTCATACAGTCAAGCTAGTGACACCgcagtatttttaaatgaagaacAGTGAACATTTCAGTTAACTTGGACTGTAAAAAACGATACAAATGCGCATACTATAGATAATAAACCGACAAAGACTGCATGCCAGTATTTTAGCTTGGGCATAAGACAGGTTTCGTTAGAGATTGCCCATATAGCTAGCTAATAAATAAGCTAACGATGTGCCCGTGAGATTACCTCTGATTCCGTCCCGCTGTCCAAACGATACGACCACCTTCTCGTCGTGGTGCTTCAGCACCAAGTCCAAAGGGTAGCTGAATGTTTTCTCCACCTCTGCTCGCGGGACATAGTTATCATATTGATAAATTAACCCTCCAGCCTTGTTCACCACATACACACTGTATATCACCATCTTTGCAACGTCCTGCCCAGCTGACAGCGACTGTCACATGACCTCGACGGGTGGCTAAAaatcaaatgaataaattagaTTTTACTTGTATGAATTTTTGGTCTCAAACCTGCCGCTGTAATGACTGTCAGAATGTTTGCCAATCTCATAAGTCAAATAAAGTCAATAAAAGCGACGAAACATGAGAAAACTCAAGTTCCCATAATGCCCCAATCTCACTTCCGCAAAAACAGGTTGTCTAAGGGGTTCTTGCACGGGCGAACTTCCTTTCGCTCCGACATCTTGACGAGGAAACATGGTGAGGACAGTTATTACACGTTTGTTGAAAGAAATTAGACTTTTTTCGGCTTATCGTTAGTCATTCAGGAGTCGTAGTACCTCGGGACATTTTTTGATAGCACTGCGCCTCCCCGCACCGGGACGAGAGTGTGTGGATGAAGCAGCCATACTTAAGATTTCACGCATTTAGCTTATGGCTAGCATAGTAGCAGTTTGCTAAACGCACCATGCTTCCAACTACACTGTGCTCACAGAAAGGACTTTAATAAAGTTGTCCCTCATGTGACCGCTAAATATACTAGCATGTGTACAGATGACACAAACACCAAATACTAAAGTATTGTAGGGGTGCAAATGTTAAAAATTAATGAAGACTGCGAGATTAGAGACGTTTTGAGGACAGGGCCTCCTCATGCCGACCATCCGATTCCGGCATTAGCCCCTAgctcatttccctttttttttcctttaaaaaattaatggaGTACCGATGCGGACTTGCTCTTGTGTACATTACAgcacatgttaaacatgtagCTTCAGAGTGAAAGTTTAACGGGTGTCGTCTTTTTCCAGCCTCCTAAACAGGATAAGAAGAAGGATGCTGGGAAGTCCAAGAAGGACAAGGACCCAGTCAACAAGTCTGGAGGCAAAGCCAAGAAGAAGGTatgtttttgttcatatttGCCCATATTGGATGTATTTTATATTATGTGGCTGCTGAATAAATGTTAAGGCTAGAGGTTTCCCGGTCTTTAAAACAACATGTCTGTTTCTGAGCAGAAGTGGTCCAAGGGAAAAGTGAGGGATAAGCTCAACAACCTGGTCCTCTTCGACAAGGCGACCTACGACAAGCTGTACAAAGAAGTTCCCAACTACAAGCTCATCACCCCCGCTGTTGTGTCTGAGAGGCTGAAGATCCGTGGCTCTCTGGCAAGGAACGCCCTCCAGGAGCTGCTCGCCAAAGGTGAACTTCACTTTCTCTGCTCAGAGCTCTTGAAGGTCCGTGTTGGATCTTTGACGCTAGGAAGGGCATCAAAGTTAATCACACGTCTGTCATGGTAGCGAGCTTTGCTCAGTTGGTCAGCACCATTCCCAAGCATTAGATTTTAGTCCCTGCCAAAAAAGCAGTGTTTGCTTATGTTACCAGCAAAGGATTTTATTTACTGCCCTGAATAAGTCGATTGAG comes from Astatotilapia calliptera chromosome 14, fAstCal1.2, whole genome shotgun sequence and encodes:
- the rps25 gene encoding small ribosomal subunit protein eS25, with protein sequence MPPKQDKKKDAGKSKKDKDPVNKSGGKAKKKKWSKGKVRDKLNNLVLFDKATYDKLYKEVPNYKLITPAVVSERLKIRGSLARNALQELLAKGMIKLVSKHRAQLIYTRNTKGGDEEAAAEKA